In Pseudomonas sp. MYb327, one DNA window encodes the following:
- a CDS encoding SulP family inorganic anion transporter, protein MRASQLKAVLPRELLASVVVFLVALPLCMGIAIASGLPPAKGLITGIIGGLVVGWLAGSPLQVSGPAAGLAVLVFELVRLHGVVMLGPILLLAGFLQLVAGRLKLGCWFRVTAPAVVYGMLAGIGVLIILSQVHVMLDAAPKPSGMDNLAAFPSAVAQALPSLGWQAGLLGLGTIAVMWLWEKLRPHALRFVPGALLGVGLATVASLALALQVNRVEVPANLAEAIDWLKPADLLNLADPTLLIAAFAVAFIASAETLLSAAAVDRMHSGERSDFDRELSAQGVGNMLCGLLGALPMTGVIVRSSANVQAGATTRYSTIFHGLWLLAFVLLLSSVLQSIPVASLAGVLVYTGFKLVDLKVFRGLGRYGRMPMFTYAATALAIIFTDLLTGVLIGFGLTLAKLAWKASRLKISLIDLPQDGEMELRLVGAATFLKVPALTQVLGSIPAGATVHVPLNNLSYIDHACLELLEEWGRANAAKGSKLLIEARGLKRRLEGRMRTTAGVGSIG, encoded by the coding sequence ATGCGTGCTTCGCAACTCAAAGCTGTTCTGCCACGGGAGTTATTGGCTTCGGTGGTTGTGTTTCTGGTCGCCCTGCCCTTGTGCATGGGCATCGCGATCGCTTCGGGACTTCCCCCGGCAAAAGGCCTGATCACCGGGATCATCGGTGGTTTGGTAGTGGGCTGGTTGGCCGGTTCGCCTCTGCAAGTCAGCGGCCCTGCGGCGGGACTCGCGGTGCTGGTGTTCGAACTGGTGCGCCTGCATGGTGTGGTCATGCTCGGGCCGATCCTGCTGCTGGCGGGCTTTCTGCAATTGGTGGCCGGCCGGTTGAAACTGGGCTGCTGGTTTCGAGTGACGGCGCCAGCCGTTGTTTACGGCATGCTCGCTGGTATTGGCGTGCTGATCATCTTGTCCCAGGTGCACGTGATGCTCGACGCCGCGCCGAAACCTTCGGGGATGGATAACCTTGCAGCGTTCCCGAGTGCCGTGGCTCAAGCCTTGCCTTCGTTAGGTTGGCAGGCCGGTCTGCTCGGGCTGGGGACGATCGCCGTGATGTGGCTGTGGGAAAAATTGCGCCCACATGCCCTGCGTTTCGTCCCCGGCGCGCTGCTTGGGGTCGGGCTCGCCACTGTCGCCAGCCTGGCCCTGGCGTTGCAGGTTAACCGAGTGGAAGTCCCGGCCAACCTGGCCGAAGCGATTGACTGGCTGAAACCGGCGGACTTGCTGAACCTGGCTGACCCCACATTGCTGATCGCAGCGTTCGCAGTGGCCTTTATCGCCAGCGCAGAAACCCTGCTTTCGGCCGCCGCAGTTGACCGTATGCACAGCGGCGAGCGTTCAGATTTTGATCGCGAACTGTCAGCCCAAGGGGTCGGCAATATGCTCTGCGGATTGCTCGGAGCGTTGCCGATGACCGGTGTGATCGTGCGCAGTTCGGCCAACGTGCAGGCCGGTGCCACTACCCGGTACTCGACGATTTTCCACGGGTTGTGGCTGCTGGCGTTCGTGCTGTTGCTGTCGAGTGTGCTGCAAAGCATTCCGGTGGCGAGCCTGGCCGGCGTGTTGGTGTACACGGGATTCAAACTGGTGGATCTCAAGGTCTTTCGGGGGTTGGGGCGTTACGGCCGGATGCCGATGTTCACTTACGCCGCGACGGCGCTGGCGATCATATTCACTGACTTGCTGACCGGCGTGCTGATCGGCTTCGGCCTGACCCTGGCCAAACTGGCGTGGAAAGCCTCGCGATTGAAGATAAGTCTGATCGACTTGCCACAGGACGGCGAAATGGAGTTGCGGCTTGTGGGTGCAGCGACCTTTCTCAAGGTGCCGGCGTTGACACAGGTACTGGGCAGCATTCCTGCCGGCGCGACGGTGCATGTGCCGCTCAATAATCTGAGCTACATCGATCATGCGTGCCTGGAGTTGCTGGAGGAATGGGGGCGGGCGAATGCGGCGAAGGGGTCGAAGCTGTTGATTGAGGCGCGGGGGTTGAAACGTCGGCTTGAAGGGCGGATGCGCACCACCGCCGGAGTGGGTTCAATCGGATAA
- the ctaD gene encoding cytochrome c oxidase subunit I → MSAVIDDHGHADHAHGPAKGLMRWVLTTNHKDIGTLYLWFAFSMFLLGGSFAMVIRAELFQPGLQIVQPEFFNQMTTMHGLVMVFGAVMPAFVGLANWMIPLMIGAPDMALPRMNNFSFWLLPAAFILLVSTLFTPGGGPNFGWTFYAPLSTTYAPESVTFFIFAIHLMGISSIMGAINVIATILNLRAPGMTLMKMPLFVWTWLITAFLLIAVMPVLAGCVTMMLMDIHFGTSFFSAAGGGDPVLFQHVFWFFGHPEVYIMILPAFGAVSSIIPTFSRKPLFGYTSMVYATASIAFLSFIVWAHHMFVVGIPLVGELFFMYATLLIAVPTGVKVFNWASTMWQGSLTFETPMLFAVAFVILFSIGGFSGLMLAIAPADFQYQDTYFVVAHFHYVLVPGAIFGIFASAYYWLPKWTGHMYDETLGKLHFWLSFIGMNMAFFPMHFVGLAGMPRRIPDYNLQFADFNMVSSIGAFMFGTTQLFFLFIVIKTIRGGPPAPAKPWDGAEGLEWSIPSPAPYHTFTTPPEVK, encoded by the coding sequence ATGAGCGCCGTCATCGATGACCATGGTCATGCCGACCACGCCCACGGCCCCGCCAAAGGCCTGATGCGCTGGGTGCTGACCACTAACCACAAGGACATCGGCACGCTGTACCTTTGGTTCGCGTTTTCCATGTTCCTGCTCGGCGGCTCGTTCGCGATGGTGATTCGCGCCGAGCTGTTCCAGCCGGGACTGCAAATCGTCCAGCCGGAATTCTTCAATCAGATGACCACCATGCACGGTCTGGTGATGGTGTTCGGTGCGGTGATGCCAGCCTTCGTCGGCCTCGCCAACTGGATGATCCCGCTGATGATCGGCGCGCCGGACATGGCCCTGCCACGGATGAACAACTTCAGCTTCTGGCTGTTGCCGGCGGCGTTCATCCTGTTGGTGTCGACCCTGTTCACCCCCGGCGGCGGTCCTAACTTCGGCTGGACGTTCTACGCGCCACTGTCGACGACCTACGCGCCGGAAAGCGTGACCTTTTTCATCTTCGCCATCCACTTGATGGGGATCAGTTCGATCATGGGTGCGATCAACGTGATCGCGACCATCCTCAACTTGCGCGCCCCCGGCATGACGCTGATGAAAATGCCGCTGTTCGTCTGGACCTGGCTGATCACCGCGTTCCTGCTGATCGCGGTGATGCCGGTACTGGCCGGGTGCGTGACGATGATGCTGATGGACATCCACTTCGGTACCAGTTTCTTCAGTGCTGCTGGTGGTGGCGACCCGGTGCTGTTCCAGCATGTGTTCTGGTTCTTCGGCCACCCCGAGGTGTACATCATGATCCTGCCGGCCTTCGGTGCCGTCAGCTCGATCATCCCGACCTTCTCGCGCAAGCCGCTGTTCGGCTACACCTCGATGGTCTACGCCACGGCGAGCATCGCGTTCCTGTCGTTCATCGTCTGGGCGCACCACATGTTCGTGGTCGGCATTCCGCTGGTGGGTGAGCTGTTCTTCATGTACGCCACGCTGCTGATCGCAGTGCCGACGGGCGTGAAGGTGTTCAACTGGGCCAGCACCATGTGGCAAGGCTCGCTGACCTTCGAAACGCCAATGCTGTTCGCCGTGGCGTTCGTGATCCTGTTCTCCATCGGCGGTTTCTCCGGGTTGATGCTGGCCATCGCTCCGGCGGACTTCCAGTACCAGGACACCTACTTCGTGGTTGCGCACTTCCACTACGTGCTGGTGCCGGGCGCGATCTTCGGGATCTTCGCCTCGGCCTACTACTGGCTGCCGAAATGGACCGGCCACATGTACGACGAAACCCTCGGCAAGCTGCACTTCTGGCTGTCGTTCATCGGCATGAACATGGCCTTCTTCCCGATGCACTTCGTGGGGCTGGCGGGGATGCCACGGCGGATTCCGGACTACAACCTGCAATTCGCCGACTTCAACATGGTGTCGTCGATTGGCGCGTTCATGTTTGGCACCACGCAGCTGTTCTTCCTGTTCATCGTGATCAAGACCATTCGCGGCGGCCCGCCCGCACCGGCCAAACCGTGGGATGGGGCTGAAGGCCTGGAGTGGAGCATTCCGTCACCGGCGCCGTATCACACCTTCACCACGCCGCCGGAAGTGAAATGA
- a CDS encoding cytochrome c oxidase assembly protein: MADSISMKKLVTRLLLVVVAMFVFGFALVPIYDVMCKAFGINGKTAGQYEGEQTVDTSRQVRVQFLSTNSADMSWDFYPRHDELTANPGAVNEMIFIAHNPTNKPMSAQAVPSIAPSAAAAYFHKTECFCFTQQVLQPGERIEMPVRFIVDRDMPKDVKHLTLSYTLFDITARHPPVAVNTGG; the protein is encoded by the coding sequence ATGGCTGATTCAATTTCGATGAAGAAGCTGGTCACTCGTCTGTTGCTGGTGGTGGTGGCGATGTTTGTGTTCGGGTTTGCCCTGGTGCCGATCTACGACGTGATGTGCAAGGCGTTCGGCATCAACGGCAAGACTGCCGGGCAGTACGAGGGTGAGCAAACGGTCGATACCTCACGTCAGGTTCGCGTGCAGTTCCTGTCGACCAACTCCGCCGACATGTCCTGGGATTTCTATCCCAGGCACGATGAGCTGACAGCCAACCCCGGGGCGGTGAACGAGATGATCTTCATTGCCCACAACCCCACCAACAAACCGATGAGTGCCCAGGCAGTGCCAAGCATCGCACCGAGCGCGGCGGCGGCTTATTTCCACAAGACCGAATGTTTCTGTTTTACCCAGCAAGTGCTGCAGCCCGGTGAACGGATTGAGATGCCGGTACGTTTCATCGTTGACCGTGACATGCCCAAGGATGTGAAGCACCTGACGCTGTCCTACACGCTGTTCGATATCACCGCCCGACATCCACCGGTCGCTGTAAACACTGGCGGTTGA
- a CDS encoding carbonic anhydrase, with protein sequence MSDKDKQPLAASASAQPEAETADAALQHIVDGFLHFHHEIFPQQEELFKKLATAQRPRAMFIACADSRIVPELITQSAPGDLFVTRNVGNVVPPYGQMNGGVSTAIEYAVLALGVHHIIICGHSDCGAMRAVLNPQSLEKMPTVKAWLRHAEVAKTMVQDNCNCANESESMHILTEENVIAQLQHLRTHPSVASRMANGQLFIHGWVYNIETSEIKAYDADQGCFLPLNGSLPIPVATPKARF encoded by the coding sequence ATGAGTGACAAGGATAAACAGCCGTTGGCTGCGTCGGCTTCAGCCCAACCCGAGGCGGAAACCGCCGATGCAGCGCTGCAGCATATCGTTGACGGCTTTTTGCATTTTCATCACGAGATCTTTCCGCAACAGGAAGAACTCTTCAAAAAACTCGCCACCGCCCAGCGGCCGCGGGCCATGTTCATCGCCTGCGCCGACTCGCGCATCGTTCCTGAGTTAATCACTCAAAGCGCCCCCGGCGACTTGTTCGTCACTCGCAACGTTGGCAACGTCGTGCCGCCGTATGGGCAAATGAACGGTGGTGTTTCCACAGCTATCGAGTACGCCGTGCTGGCCCTCGGCGTGCATCACATCATCATTTGCGGGCATTCCGACTGTGGCGCGATGCGCGCAGTACTCAACCCGCAAAGCCTGGAAAAAATGCCCACGGTCAAAGCCTGGCTGCGGCATGCCGAAGTGGCGAAAACCATGGTCCAGGACAACTGCAACTGCGCGAACGAAAGCGAAAGCATGCACATCCTCACCGAAGAGAATGTGATCGCCCAATTGCAGCATTTGCGCACTCACCCATCGGTGGCTTCGCGCATGGCCAATGGTCAGTTGTTTATCCATGGTTGGGTCTACAACATCGAAACCAGCGAAATCAAAGCCTACGACGCTGATCAAGGTTGTTTCCTGCCGCTCAATGGCAGTCTGCCAATACCGGTGGCGACGCCTAAAGCGCGCTTCTAA
- a CDS encoding PA0069 family radical SAM protein gives MQTTLPPRGRGTATNPHNRFAPNHSVAEDDGWYQEVPMTQGTEVRIETAKTIITRNNSPDLPFDRSINPYRGCEHGCIYCYARPSHAYWDMSPGLDFETRLIAKTNATDVLEQQLSKRGYQCAPINLGSNTDPYQPIEREYKIIRQTLEVLLRYRHPVTIVTKGSLILRDLDLLTELAQQNLVAVMISLTTLDDELKRTLEPRAAAPKARLRAIRVMRESGIPVGVLCSPMIPMINDSELESLLTEAHAAGAQSAAYMMLRLPLEVAPLFEEWLAAHYPQRAAHVLSLIRQSRGGELYDSRFGARMRGEGPFADLLAQRFAKTIKRLGLNHREGFNLDCEAFCPPGRQMSLI, from the coding sequence ATGCAGACGACTTTGCCCCCTCGCGGTCGCGGCACCGCGACCAACCCGCACAACCGCTTCGCCCCCAATCATTCGGTGGCCGAGGACGACGGCTGGTATCAGGAAGTGCCGATGACCCAAGGCACCGAGGTGCGCATCGAGACGGCGAAAACCATCATCACCCGTAACAACTCGCCGGACCTTCCCTTTGACCGCTCGATCAATCCCTATCGCGGTTGCGAGCATGGGTGCATTTATTGTTATGCACGACCCAGCCATGCTTATTGGGACATGTCGCCGGGGCTGGATTTCGAAACCCGATTGATCGCCAAGACCAACGCGACGGATGTGCTGGAACAACAGCTGTCCAAACGCGGTTATCAATGCGCGCCAATCAACCTCGGTTCCAACACCGATCCTTATCAGCCGATCGAACGCGAATACAAAATCATCCGACAAACCCTCGAAGTACTGCTGCGATACCGCCATCCCGTGACCATCGTCACCAAAGGCTCGCTGATCCTTCGCGATCTGGACTTGCTGACCGAACTGGCACAGCAAAATCTGGTGGCGGTGATGATCAGCCTGACCACCCTGGACGACGAACTCAAACGCACCCTCGAGCCTCGCGCCGCAGCGCCCAAGGCACGACTGCGAGCGATCCGGGTAATGCGCGAGTCAGGGATACCGGTGGGGGTGCTGTGTTCTCCGATGATTCCAATGATCAACGACAGCGAACTCGAAAGCCTGCTCACCGAGGCCCATGCAGCCGGGGCGCAGAGCGCTGCCTACATGATGCTGCGCTTACCGCTGGAAGTGGCACCGTTGTTCGAGGAATGGCTGGCTGCCCACTATCCGCAACGTGCCGCTCATGTCCTGAGCCTGATTCGCCAGAGCCGTGGTGGTGAGCTCTACGACAGTCGCTTTGGCGCCCGGATGCGCGGCGAAGGGCCTTTTGCAGACCTGTTGGCGCAGCGCTTTGCCAAAACCATCAAGCGGCTGGGGCTCAACCATCGGGAAGGTTTCAACCTGGACTGCGAAGCCTTCTGTCCGCCGGGTCGCCAAATGTCGTTGATTTGA
- a CDS encoding YheV family putative zinc ribbon protein, with protein sequence MSEGPVITKRRFIAGAVCPACSEPDKLMMWSEDDVPHRECVACGYSDTLNEQGLSVPKELGTRVNTAALKVPDAKVQAVQFFPNPKLKKKPDEQH encoded by the coding sequence ATGAGCGAGGGTCCTGTGATTACCAAACGACGCTTTATCGCCGGTGCTGTTTGCCCGGCGTGCAGCGAGCCGGACAAGTTGATGATGTGGAGCGAAGACGACGTGCCGCATCGCGAGTGCGTGGCTTGCGGTTATTCCGACACGCTGAATGAACAAGGTCTGTCTGTGCCCAAGGAATTGGGCACCCGAGTCAACACCGCCGCGCTGAAGGTGCCAGACGCCAAGGTTCAAGCTGTGCAGTTTTTCCCGAACCCTAAGCTGAAGAAAAAGCCTGACGAGCAACACTGA
- a CDS encoding twin transmembrane helix small protein yields MLKAAIVLMLIATVVSLFSGLFFLVKDDSSSNRLVIALSVRVALAAITVGLIAWGFFSGQLVSHAPW; encoded by the coding sequence ATGCTCAAAGCAGCCATCGTCCTGATGCTGATTGCCACGGTTGTCAGCCTGTTCAGCGGCCTGTTTTTTCTGGTCAAGGACGACAGCAGCTCGAACCGCCTCGTCATTGCCTTGAGTGTCCGTGTCGCTCTGGCCGCCATTACCGTCGGCTTGATTGCCTGGGGTTTTTTCAGCGGCCAGTTGGTGTCACATGCGCCGTGGTAG
- a CDS encoding cytochrome c oxidase subunit 3 gives MATHEHYYVPAQSKWPIIATVGMFVTVFGLATWFNDLKAARPESHGPLIFFVGGLLLAYMLFGWFGTVIKESRGGLYSAQMDRSFRWGMSWFIFSEVMFFIAFFGALFYVRHVSGPALGGEGAKGIAHMLWPSFEFTWPLLNNPDSKLFPPPKDVISPWGLPLLNTVLLVSSSVTVTIAHHALKKGHRGALKLWLAITVLLGCAFLGFQAEEYMHAYHELGLTLGSGIYGATFFMLTGFHGAHVTIGTIILFVMLMRIMRGHFDNEHQFGFEAASWYWHFVDVVWIGLFVFVYVL, from the coding sequence ATGGCAACTCATGAACACTATTACGTCCCGGCCCAGAGCAAATGGCCGATCATCGCCACGGTCGGGATGTTCGTCACCGTATTCGGCCTGGCCACCTGGTTCAACGATCTGAAAGCGGCGCGGCCGGAATCCCACGGCCCGCTGATCTTTTTCGTCGGTGGCCTGCTGCTGGCCTACATGCTGTTTGGCTGGTTCGGCACGGTGATCAAGGAAAGTCGCGGCGGCTTGTACAGCGCCCAGATGGACCGCTCGTTCCGCTGGGGCATGAGCTGGTTCATCTTCTCGGAGGTGATGTTCTTCATCGCCTTCTTCGGCGCGCTGTTTTATGTGCGTCACGTCTCCGGCCCGGCACTTGGCGGTGAAGGCGCCAAAGGCATTGCGCATATGCTGTGGCCGAGCTTCGAGTTCACCTGGCCACTGCTGAACAACCCGGATTCCAAACTATTCCCGCCCCCCAAAGACGTCATCAGCCCCTGGGGCCTGCCGCTGCTCAACACCGTGCTGCTGGTGAGTTCCAGCGTCACCGTGACCATCGCCCACCACGCGCTGAAAAAGGGCCATCGCGGCGCGTTGAAACTCTGGCTGGCGATCACTGTTTTGCTGGGCTGCGCGTTCCTCGGCTTTCAGGCTGAAGAGTACATGCACGCCTATCACGAACTGGGCCTGACCCTTGGTTCGGGCATCTACGGCGCGACGTTCTTCATGCTTACCGGGTTCCACGGCGCCCACGTGACCATTGGCACCATCATCCTGTTCGTGATGCTGATGCGGATCATGCGCGGGCACTTCGACAACGAGCACCAGTTCGGTTTCGAGGCGGCGAGTTGGTACTGGCACTTTGTGGATGTGGTGTGGATCGGGCTGTTCGTTTTCGTCTACGTACTCTGA
- the coxB gene encoding cytochrome c oxidase subunit II, whose translation MMRHPHVWMGLLLWSIFSQAQAAWTVNMAPGATEISHAVFDLHMTIFWICVVIGIIVFGAMFWSMILHRRSTGQVAAKFHESTTVEIMWTIVPFIILVAMAVPATATLIKMYDASEPDIDIQVTGYQWKWHYKYLGQDVEFFSNLATPADQIHNKEAKNEHYLLEVDKPLVLPIGAKVRFLVTSADVIHSWWVPAFAVKRDAIPGFVNEAWTRIEKPGIYRGQCAELCGKDHGFMPIVVEVKEKADYEKWLGERKAEAAQLKELTSKEWTLDELKERGDKIYHTTCVACHQSEGQGLPPMFPALKGSKIATGPKEGHLSIVFHGKPGTAMAAFGKQLSEVDIAAVVTYERNAWGNNKGDMVTPKEVLELKQAESK comes from the coding sequence ATGATGCGACATCCACATGTCTGGATGGGCCTCCTGTTGTGGTCGATTTTCAGCCAGGCGCAAGCGGCCTGGACTGTGAATATGGCGCCTGGAGCGACTGAAATCAGTCACGCTGTTTTTGACCTGCACATGACCATTTTCTGGATCTGTGTAGTGATCGGCATCATCGTCTTTGGCGCGATGTTCTGGTCGATGATCCTGCACCGCCGCTCGACCGGGCAGGTGGCGGCAAAATTTCATGAAAGCACCACCGTCGAAATCATGTGGACCATCGTGCCCTTCATCATTCTGGTGGCCATGGCGGTGCCCGCGACGGCGACCCTGATCAAGATGTACGACGCCAGTGAGCCGGATATCGATATCCAGGTCACCGGCTACCAGTGGAAGTGGCATTACAAATACCTGGGCCAGGACGTCGAGTTTTTCAGCAACCTGGCCACGCCCGCCGACCAGATCCACAACAAGGAAGCCAAGAACGAGCACTATTTGCTCGAGGTCGACAAGCCTTTGGTGCTGCCGATTGGCGCCAAGGTGCGCTTCCTGGTGACGTCCGCCGACGTGATCCACTCCTGGTGGGTGCCGGCCTTCGCGGTCAAGCGTGATGCGATCCCGGGGTTCGTCAACGAAGCCTGGACCCGCATCGAAAAGCCCGGCATTTACCGTGGCCAGTGCGCCGAGCTGTGCGGCAAGGACCACGGCTTCATGCCGATCGTGGTCGAGGTCAAGGAAAAGGCCGATTACGAAAAATGGCTGGGTGAGCGCAAGGCGGAAGCCGCGCAGCTCAAGGAGCTCACCAGCAAGGAATGGACCCTCGACGAACTCAAAGAGCGCGGCGACAAGATCTATCACACCACGTGCGTGGCCTGTCACCAGTCCGAAGGCCAGGGCTTGCCGCCGATGTTCCCGGCACTCAAGGGCTCCAAAATCGCCACCGGGCCAAAAGAAGGCCACCTGAGCATTGTCTTCCACGGCAAGCCTGGCACCGCGATGGCGGCGTTCGGCAAGCAGCTCTCGGAAGTCGATATCGCGGCGGTCGTGACCTACGAACGTAACGCCTGGGGCAACAACAAGGGCGACATGGTCACTCCGAAAGAAGTGCTGGAGCTGAAACAGGCGGAAAGCAAATGA
- a CDS encoding tyrosine-protein phosphatase — translation MSLPRFIPAMCLSLVAIFTLTSVLADDTASPRPAEWAQPIEVQYNLFQMSPTLYRSALPDSGAVSLLEKLKVGTVISFLPESDSSWLSTPGIALVQLPYRTNHVDDADILKALRTIQSAEANGPVLMHCKHGSDRTGLIAAMYRVIVQGWSKEDALSEMTQGGFGDSTHFRDGVRYMMQADVDKLRTALANGDCSTSPFAACSMKNWFNSANVQ, via the coding sequence ATGTCCTTACCGCGCTTTATCCCTGCGATGTGCCTGTCGCTGGTCGCGATTTTCACCCTGACATCCGTTCTCGCCGACGACACTGCGTCGCCCCGCCCGGCAGAGTGGGCGCAACCGATCGAGGTGCAATACAACCTGTTTCAAATGTCGCCGACGCTTTATCGCAGTGCACTGCCGGACAGTGGAGCGGTTTCGCTACTGGAAAAACTCAAGGTCGGAACGGTGATCAGTTTTCTTCCGGAGTCGGATTCGAGTTGGTTGTCCACACCTGGAATTGCCTTGGTTCAACTGCCGTATCGTACTAATCATGTGGATGACGCCGACATACTCAAAGCCCTGCGCACCATTCAATCCGCCGAAGCCAATGGCCCGGTTCTGATGCATTGCAAACACGGGTCCGACCGAACCGGTCTTATCGCGGCGATGTACCGGGTGATCGTGCAGGGCTGGAGCAAGGAAGATGCGCTGAGTGAAATGACCCAGGGTGGCTTTGGGGACAGCACGCATTTCAGGGATGGTGTTCGTTACATGATGCAGGCTGATGTCGACAAGCTGCGCACTGCGCTGGCCAATGGAGATTGCAGCACAAGCCCGTTCGCGGCCTGTTCGATGAAAAATTGGTTCAACTCGGCGAATGTCCAGTAG